From Pongo pygmaeus isolate AG05252 chromosome 1, NHGRI_mPonPyg2-v2.0_pri, whole genome shotgun sequence, one genomic window encodes:
- the PARS2 gene encoding probable proline--tRNA ligase, mitochondrial, translated as MERLLTRCRALPALATCSRQLSGYVPCRFHHCAPRRGQRLLLSRVFQPQNLREDRVLSLQDKSDDLTCKSQRLMLQVGLIYPASPGCYHLLPYTVRAMEKLVRVIDQEMQAIGGQKVNMPSLNPAELWQATNRWDLMGKELLRLRDRHGKEYCLGPTHEEAITALIASQKKLSYKQLPFLLYQVTRKFRDEPRPRFGLLRGREFYMKDMYTFDSSPEAAQQTYSLVCDAYCSLFNRLGLPFVKVQADVGTIGGTVSHEFQLPVDIGEDGLAICPHCSFSANMETLDLSQMNCPACQGPLTKTKGIEVGHTFYLGTKYSSIFNAQFTNVYGKPTLAEMGCYGLGVTRILAAAIEVLSTEDCVRWPSLLAPYQACLIPPKKGSKEEAASELIGQLYDHITEAVPQLHGEVLLDDRTHLTIGNRLKDANKFGYPFVIITGKRALEDPAHFEVWCQNTGEVVFLTKDGVMDLLTQVQTV; from the coding sequence ATGGAAAGGCTGCTGACAAGATGCAGAGCATTGCCCGCCCTGGCCACCTGCAGCCGCCAGCTCTCTGGGTATGTTCCTTGCAGGTTTCACCACTGTGCCCCAAGAAGAGGGCAGCGCCTGCTGCTGTCTCGTGTGTTCCAGCCACAGAACCTTCGGGAAGACCGGGTGCTCTCCCTGCAGGACAAATCTGATGACCTGACCTGTAAGAGCCAGCGGCTGATGCTGCAGGTGGGCCTGATCTACCCAGCAAGCCCCGGCTGTTACCACCTCCTGCCGTACACCGTCCGTGCCATGGAGAAGCTCGTGCGAGTGATAGACCAGGAGATGCAGGCCATCGGGGGCCAGAAAGTCAACATGCCCAGCCTCAACCCGGCAGAGCTCTGGCAAGCCACCAACCGGTGGGACTTGATGGGCAAGGAGCTGCTAAGACTTAGAGACAGGCATGGCAAGGAATACTGCTTAGGACCAACTCACGAGGAAGCCATTACAGCCTTAATTGCCTCCCAGAAGAAACTGTCCTACAAGCAGCTTCCCTTCCTGCTGTACCAAGTGACAAGGAAGTTTCGGGATGAGCCCAGGCCCCGCTTTGGTCTTCTGCGTGGCCGAGAGTTTTACATGAAGGATATGTACACCTTTGACTCCTCCCCAGAGGCTGCCCAGCAGACCTACAGCCTGGTGTGTGATGCCTATTGCAGCCTGTTCAACAGGTTAGGGCTGCCATTTGTCAAGGTCCAGGCCGATGTGGGCACCATCgggggcacagtgtctcatgagTTCCAGCTCCCAGTGGATATTGGAGAGGACGGGCTTGCCATCTGTCCCCACTGCAGCTTCTCAGCCAACATGGAGACACTAGACTTGTCACAAATGAACTGCCCTGCTTGCCAGGGCCCACTGACCAAAACCAAAGGCATTGAGGTGGGGCACACATTTTACCTGGGTACCAAGTACTCATCTATTTTCAATGCTCAGTTTACCAATGTCTATGGCAAACCAACCCTGGCTGAAATGGGGTGCTACGGCTTGGGTGTGACACGGATCTTGGCTGCTGCCATTGAAGTCCTCTCTACAGAAGACTGTGTCCGCTGGCCCAGCCTACTGGCCCCTTACCAAGCCTGCCTCATCCCCCCTAAGAAGGGCAGTAAGGAGGAGGCGGCCTCCGAGCTCATAGGACAGCTATACGACCACATCACAGAGGCAGTGCCTCAGCTTCATGGGGAGGTGCTCCTGGATGACAGGACCCATCTGACCATCGGAAACAGACTGAAAGATGCCAACAAGTTTGGCTACCCCTTTGTGATAATCACTGGCAAGAGGGCCCTGGAGGACCCTGCACATTTTGAGGTTTGGTGTCAGAACACTGGTGAGGTGGTCTTCCTCACCAAAGATGGAGTCATGGATTTACTGACCCAAGTGCAGACTGTCTAA